The proteins below come from a single Stigmatopora argus isolate UIUO_Sarg chromosome 11, RoL_Sarg_1.0, whole genome shotgun sequence genomic window:
- the wapla gene encoding wings apart-like protein homolog, whose protein sequence is MTSRFSKTYNRKGGEANSKFEEVFSNRKPTLSTKWGETTYKAQLGAKRPHSKSDEQSKRPRLEDSDSGDDPFGFDSDDESLRVDEGGETTTATKDVAVVATVSQSTTSLAKTPIKTAVDAKVAQNNKPWYKSVAQSKETPTATPSLSHAASPSSECSSGTQRTVFALQAAATQAAHVPFGGADFQTAPASLSNNDAAPSAKESPEQEPPPQLVDNIPPSPFTLRASNCKKYQPRRSNKLSPEDDTDAASEAEGAGEKPDGVVSASASNNAAHGKAPAKPAGRGGGRVRDYTVLHPSCVSVCNVTIQDTIERSVEEMVTPATPADPGDAGQMKKKSDVQPKPQRFKTTQVKAKKTKAESKLEFFGFEDEDAQGGEDAPEGAGGGKSNYKIKYFGFDDLSESDSDEESANFKEKKARKSAAALAALSSGVDSPHTSDSQDSQASSNTDNFDYSDDCSPGGTESQKGRSGKQSDKSKDLAGGFKKIFSGPKKSPAKAVYNARHWNQPEAEEIATTPLARSQTAPATLSTSGSGSSGSSSGGSGGSSKESNSHKDDGLFKAPPPPPKVIKSETIPTRPYQDIVTALKCRKEHKELYTVVQHVKHFNDVVEFGENQEFTDDFEYLETGLKSSQPLNTRCLSIISLATRCAMPSFRMHLRARGKVAQVFKMLSDSAQHPNLALCTAALMYILSRDRLNMDLDRACLELMIKLLELDQDYSAHQDQLTAKEVDKVKEKIRKLCETVHNKHLDLENITTGHLAMETLLSLTSKRAGDWFKEELRLLGGLDHIVDKVKECVQNLSQEDNKENLVASLWGAERCLRVLESVTVQNPENQGYLIAYKDSQLIVSSARALCYCEDMIQRYSRALNNSSLSAESGAALPHCSFSNVGKAVEDCMRAVIGVLLNLTHDNEWGSTKTGEQDELIVTALNCVLRVPRFIPQEQRFDVRVLGLGLLINLVEYSSRNRHYLVDMEYNIDDFCLEDPPTQPVEPTQAEASAVPPPSDTAGTGEGGVEKPKARGALAALVKLFLERERAAILAEAKTDDLISEAPKPQDQSGEWKETMGEIQWVAAEPNDSQPQPENPKKEEEDEELDLNKALQHAGKHMEDSIAASYTALLLGCLCQGSQVNVTTVREHLPKGDFSIMTEMLKKFLSFMNLTCAVGTTGQKSISRVIDYLEHC, encoded by the exons TCAAAACAGCAGTTGACGCAAAGGTTGCCCAAAATAACAAGCCATGGTACAAAAGCGTGGCGCAGAGCAAAGAGACGCCGACAGCCACGCCTTCTTTGTCCCACGCCGCCTCCCCCTCGTCTGAATGCTCTTCAGGGACCCAGAGGACGGTCTTTGCCCTCCAAGCTGCTGCCACGCAGGCCGCCCATGTCCCATTTGGCGGCGCGGACTTCCAGACCGCCCCCGCCTCCTTGTCTAATAACGACGCAGCGCCGTCAGCAAAAGAAAGTCCTGAGCAAGAGCCTCCCCCACAGCTTGTGGACAACATCCCCCCTTCCCCGTTCACCCTCCGAGCTTCAAATTGCAAGAAATACCAGCCGCGTCGCTCGAACAAACTGTCCCCAGAAGACGACACCGACGCAGCCTCCGAAGCGGAGGGCGCTGGCGAGAAACCCGACGGTGTCGTTTCCGCTTCGGCAAGCAACAATGCCGCCCACGGCAAGGCACCGGCAAAGCCCGCGGGCCGGGGAGGCGGGAGGGTCCGAGACTACACGGTCCTGCACCCCTCCTGCGTCTCCGTGTGCAACGTTACCATCCAGGACACCATCGAGCGCAGCGTGGAAGAAATGGTTACGCCGGCCACGCCCGCCGACCCCGGAGACGCGGGCCAGATGAAGAAGAAGTCAGACGTGCAGCCTAAACCTCAAAG ATTCAAAACCACTCAGGTAAAGGCCAAGAAAACAAAGGCCGAGTCGAAGTTGGAGTTCTTTGGCTTTGAGGACGAGGACGCCCAGGGGGGCGAGGATGCTCCCGAAGGCGCCGGAGGGGGCAAGAGCAACTACAAAATCAAGTACTTTGGCTTTGACGACCTCAGCGAAAGCGACAGTGACGAAGAGAGCGCCAACTTCAAAGAGAAGAAGGCCAGGAAGTCTGCGGCGGCGTTGGCCGCGCTCAGCTCCGGCGTGGATAGTCCCCATACCAGTGACTCCCAGGACAGCCAGGCCAGCAGCAATACAG ACAATTTTGACTACTCGGACGACTGCAGTCCAGGGGGCACGGAGAGCCAAAAAGGACGCTCGGGGAAGCAAAGCGACAAATCCAAGGACCTGGCCGGCGGATTCAAGAAGATCTTCAGCGGGCCCAAAAAG TCCCCCGCCAAAGCGGTATACAACGCCCGACACTGGAACCAACCAGAGGCCGAAGAGATCGCCACGACGCCCCTCGCTCGATCGCAAACGGCCCCG GCCACCTTATCGACCAGCGGAAGCGGCAGTAGCGGCAGCAGCAGCGGCGGTAGCGGTGGCAGCAGCAAGGAGAGCAACTCCCATAAAGATGACGGCTTGTTCAAAGCTCCTCCACCCCCGCCCAAAGTCATTAAATCAGAGACCATCCCCACGCGACCCTACCAGGACATCGTCACTGCGCTCAAGTGCAGAAAGGAACACAAGGAG CTGTACACGGTGGTGCAGCACGTCAAGCACTTCAACGACGTGGTGGAGTTTGGCGAGAATCAAGAGTTCACAGATGACTTTGAGTACCTGGAGACGGGCTTGAAGAGCAGTCAGCCGCTCAACACGAGATGCCTTAG TATAATCAGCCTGGCCACACGGTGTGCCATGCCCAGTTTCAGGATGCATCTGCGGGCCAGAGGCAAGGTGGCGCAGGTGTTCAAAATGCTCAGTGACTCTGCACAGCACCCG AACCTTGCCCTGTGCACGGCGGCGCTCATGTACATACTGAGTCGCGACCGCCTCAACATGGACCTGGATCGGGCTTGCCTGGAGCTGATGATCAAGCTGCTGGAGCTGGACCAAGATTATTCTGCACACCAAGACCAGCTTACTGCCAAGGAGGTGGACAAGGTGAAGGAGAAGATCCGGAAGCTGTGCGAGACAGTGCACAACAAACACTTGGACCTCGAAAACATCACG ACGGGCCATCTGGCTATGGAGACATTGCTCTCACTTACATCTAAAAGAGCAGGTGATTGGTTCAAGGAAGAGCTGCGACTCCTGGGTGGCTTGGACCACATTGTCGACAAAG TAAAAGAGTGCGTGCAAAACCTGAGCCAAGAGGACAACAAAGAGAACCTCGTAGCGTCTTTATGGGGAGCTGAAAGATGTCTGAGAGTGCTCGAAAGT GTGACAGTGCAAAATCCGGAAAACCAGGGTTACTTAATTGCCTACAAGGACTCGCAGCTCATCGTCTCCTCTGCCAG AGCCCTGTGCTACTGTGAAGACATGATCCAGCGCTACAGCAGAGCGTTGAACAACAGCTCCTTGTCCGCTGAGTCGGGTGCCGCTCTGCCTCACTGTAGCTTCAGCAACGTGGGCAAGGCCGTCGAGGACTGCATGAGGGCCGTCATTGGCGTGCTGCTCAACCTCACCCATGATAACG agtGGGGAAGCACAAAAACCGGTGAGCAGGATGAGCTCATTGTCACCGCGCTAAATTGCGTTCTCCGGGTGCCACGCTTTATCCCACAGGAACAACGCTTTGACGTGCGCGTGCTG GGTCTAGGTTTACTTATCAATTTGGTTGAGTATAGCTCAAGAAACCGGCACTATCTGGTGGACATGGAGTACAACATAGACGACTTCTGTCTGGAAGACCCCCCGACGCAGCCGGTCGAGCCGACGCAAGCCGAGGCGTCGGCTGTGCCGCCGCCGTCCGACACAGCCGGGACGGGGGAAGGCGGAGTGGAAAAACCCAAGGCCCGTGGTGCTTTGGCTGCCCTTGTGAAG CTTTTCCTTGAGCGAGAGAGAGCCGCGATCCTGGCCGAGGCCAAAACGGATGACCTTATTAGCGAGGCGCCCAAGCCGCAGGACCAGAGTGGCGAGTGGAAAGAAACCATGGGAGAAATCCAGTGGGTGGCGGCTGAACCAAACGACAGCCAGCCCCAACCAGAGAATCCAaagaaagaggaggaagatgaagagttGGACCTAAACAAAG CTTTGCAACATGCAGGCAAACACATGGAGGACAGCATTGCGGCCTCCTACACAGCTCTGTTGCTGGGATGCCTCTGCCAAGGCAGCCAG GTAAATGTGACTACTGTGAGAGAACACCTCCCCAAAGGAGACTTCTCTATAATGACGGAAATGCTAAAGAAGTTCTTGAGCTTCATGAACCTCACT TGCGCGGTGGGCACCACGGGGCAGAAGTCCATCTCCCGGGTCATCGACTATCTGGAGCACTGCTAA